In the genome of Candidatus Brocadiaceae bacterium, the window ATGAACATATGTTCAAAATGAGGCGCGGATGCCCAGGAACAAGAAACAGCGTTTCATCTGTCACAGGCCGCCCGTGACGGTGTTCAAGCCGGCGGGCGTGCCCACGCGGGCCCTGCAATGGGTGCGGCTGGGGCTGGACGGCTACGAGGCCATCCGCCTGGCCGACGCGCAGGGGCTGAGCCAGGAGGAGGTGGCCGAGCGGCTGGGGGTGTCCCGGCCGACGGTCAGCCGCATCCTGGCCGAGGCGAGGCGGACGGTGGCCCGGGCACTCTCGGAGGGCCACGCGCTGGCCATCGAGGGCGGGCCCGTGCAGTTCATGCCGCCGCCCTTCCCCGGACGCCCGGGCGGCCCGGGCCGGGGCCGGCACGGATGGGGCTGGCGACAAGGAGGAGGATAGAGCGATGCCATTGGGACAGGAACAAGGACAGGGACGCGGCGGGGGCGGACAGGGCGGCGGCCGGGGCCGGGGCGGCGGATTCGGCCTGGGGCCCGGCGGCCACTGCGTGTGCCCGAGCTGTGGCGCGCAGGCGCCGCACCAGCGCGGAACCCCCTGCTACCAGATGAAGTGCCCGAAGTGCGGAGCGCAGATGACGCGGCCGCGTTGACACGCGGGCGCGTTGACACGCGGGCGCGTTGACACGCGGGCGCGTTGACACGCGGGCGCGTTGACACGCGGGCGCGTTGACACGCGGGCGCGGTGAACTGAAATCGAATCGTTACCTTTTTCCATAGAGGAGGTCTGGCCATGCCAGGCGGAGACGGATCTGGACCGATGGGGATGGGACCGATGACGGGGCGCGCCGCCGGCTTCTGCGCCGGCTACAGCGTGCCGGGTTACATGAACGCGGATGGTCGCGGCGGCTGGGGCCGCGGGATGGGCTGGGGCCGAGGCCGTGGCGGCTGGGGTCGCGGCATGGGCTGGGGCCGAGGGTTCTGGGGCGCCGGCTACGCTCCCGCAGCCCCCGTGTGGGGCGCGCCGGCCTACGGCTACGCCGCCCCGTCGCGCGAAAGCCAGGCCGCGATGCTCAAGGACCAGGCCACGGCACTCGAGCAGCAGCTCGAGGAGATCCGGGCCCAGATCGAGGAACTTCAGAAGGAACAGGGCCGGTAGCCCGAGTTTCCGGCATGCGAAGGGGGGTCGCTCAGGCCCCCCTTCGGCGTGTGGAGAGAGGAAAGCAGGCCATGAGGATCTGCGTGACCAGTCAGGGCGGCGATCTGGAGGCCCAGGTGGACCCGCGTTTCGGGCGCGCCCGGTTCTTCGTGTTCTACGACGACGAGACGGGGCAGGTGGAAGCGCTGGACAACGCGACGAACGTCAACGCCGCCGGCGGTGCCGGCGTCCAGTCGGCCACGACGGTCGCCGAGAAGGGCTGCCAGTGGGTGCTGAGCGGGCACATCGGCCCGAAGGCCATGCAGGTGCTCCAGGCGGCCGGCGTCAAGGTGGGCGTCGGGGCGAGCGGCACGGTCGCCGAGGCGCTCGAGGCGTTCCGCCAGGGGCGGCTGGAGCAGGTGTCGGATGCGGACCGCCCGTCGCACTGGTAGAATGGCCGGAGCCGCTCAGGTCAGAAAGAGGATAGAATGAAGATCGCCATGCCCCTGTTCGAGGGGAAGCTGTCCGCACACTTCGGGCACTGTACGGAGTTCGCCCTGGTGAGCGTGGACGAGACGGAGAAGCGTGTCGGCGAGGTCGAACGGATGCAGGCGCCGACGCACGCCCCGGGGGTTCTGCCCCGGTGGCTGGCGGAGAAGGGGGCGAACTTGATCATCGCCGGGGGCATGGGCCGCCGGGCGCAGGATCTGTTCTCGGACGCCGGCATCCGTGTGATCGTCGGTGCCCCGGAGGCGGAGCCGCACGAGCTGGCGGAGGCCTTCCTGGCCGGCCGGCTGCAGACCGGCGACAACATCTGCGACCACTGACGCGCCGTCCGGCCTTGAAAGTGAGCCCCGGCCGCGCTACATTTGCCGGGGTCGCTTGGGCGACGCGCGTGCCGCGCGGCCCCGCGGCACGTGCGGTCAGGGCGGGCTCGGTGTGGACGGCATGATCCCCCACGGCGTCGAACGGAATCGCAACGCGGCCTGCGTCCTGTACGTCGGCGAGGCGAAGGGGTGTCCGCTGGCCGAGTTCGTCTGCGAAGGGCTCCGGCGCCGCCTCGGCCGGGAGTATCGGAACGTGTCGGTCGTGCCGGACGTGCAGGACATCTACGCCGAGCCGAACGCGATCGTCGTGAACCCCCGGGCCCGGCGGCTCTCGCAGGAACGCGGTGCCCGGGTGGCCGTCCGTCCTTCGGGCGCGGAGTTCCTGCGGGCCGTCTCGGACAGCGAGACGGTGCGGCAGGCGGTCCGCCGGATCCTCGACCAGCAGGACGGGCTCTTCGTCTGGATGTTCGAGAGCCGGCCGGGGCTGGCCCTGCTGGACATGCCCGGGGTACGGCTTCTGGGGCCGGACCCCCGGCTGGCGCAGACGCTCAACAGCAAGCTCTGGCAGTACCGCGAGCTGAGCGCCCTGGTGCCGGTTCCCGACTACCGCATCTGCGACGGGCGCGAGGAGCTGCTGGACGCCCTGCCGGACCTGCTCAGCCGGTGGCCGGACGGCGTGTTCGTCAGCCTGGAACGATCGGCGGGCGGCGCGCAGAGCATGGTGGCGCGCACGCCCGAGGCCGTCGCGGAACGCTTCACGGACGCCCGCGCGAGGTACCTGGTCACCCGCTATCTGCCCCACACGCACGATCCGACGGTCCTGGCGGTCGCGGCCGGCGAGCGCGACGTGTTCGTCGCCGGCGTGGCCGACCAGCGCATCGAAGGCGGCAACCGCTTCACCGGGTCCACCTGGCCGTCGGTGCTGCCGGCGGCCCTTCAGGAGGCTCTGGGCGAGTGTGTCCGCCGCATCGGGCGCCGGCTCGGGCGGGCGGGCTACCGCGGCATCTTCGGCTGCGACTTCATCGTGGATGCGCGCGGCGACTACCGGCTGGTCGAGGTGAACGCCCGCAAGCAGGGCACGACGATGGAGTTCTGCTGCATGCTGGACCAGGCGCTGCCGGCGGGCGCCCCGAACCTGCTGGAACTGGAATACTGCGCGGTGACGGGGTCGGCCTTCCCGGAGAACACTGCCCCGCCCCGGGCGGACGGGCCGCCGCTGCATTGGGGCACGTTCAACCACAAGGCGCTCACGCCGGCGGCGACCGGGCGGTTCCTGTCCCAGGAGATGGCCGAGCGCGATCTGTTCCGGCGCGTGGCCGGCGGCGGGGAGGGTGGCTGCCTGTTCCTGGAGCACGTCGGCGCGGACGTGCAGGTCGAGGCGGGATGCTTCCTCGGGCGGGTGGCGGCGGTCGATTCGACGCGCGACGGGATGCTGTCCAGGCTGCAGGAGGGCCGGCGCCGGCTGGCCGACTCGCTGGCCGCTCGGTGAGGTCGAGTTTCCGGAAAGGCGGCGGACGATGGGCACGCTGGATGCGTACACTGAGGAGTTGCTCGACGAGTTGTGCGAGCGCGGCGGCGGGGCCGGCCCGGCGGAGGACCTGCGGGCGCAGTATGCCCGGGCCTGCGAGTCCGATTCCCCGGCCGTGATCGCCGGGTTCTTCGAGGCGCTGCTGGCGGCCCGGCGCACGGCCGGCACGGGAGCCGCGGCGATCGGCGTCACGCGGGAGGACCTGGCCGCGCTCTGCGCGCGGCACGAGCGGTGCGACGAACACGGCGTGACGGTCGGCGGGCGAGTGGGGCGCGCACGGGCAATCGCCGCGCGCGCGAGCGAGCGCGTGGCCGAATACCTGCGCACGCACGCGAGCGAGGCGCCCAGCGGGCTGGAGCTGTGGGACCGCATCCGGGAGAATCACGACCGCATCCGCCGCGTCCTGGGCATCTCGGCCGACGAATGGAGCACCTTCACCGGCCAGCTCGGCCACGCCATCGGCGACGTCGAGACGCTGGCGAGGTGCGTGCCCCTGCCGCCGGACGCCCTGCGCGACGTCGCGCGGGTCACGCGGTCCTGCCGCATGCGGCTGACGCCCTACTACGCCGGCCTCATCATGGCCGACCGGCCGGACGACCCCGTTCTGCTCCAGTCCGTGCCGACCGGGGAGATGGTGGACAACGCGGGCGAGGAGATCCCGCCGGTCGCCTCGGACCATTCGCCGGCGCGCCTGATCGACCAGTTCTATCCCCGCGTGGTCGCCGTCAAGGTGACGAACGTCTGCGCGATGTACTGCACGCACTGCCTGCGCATCGCGCACATCGGCAGCCGGGACCGCACCTTCCCGACGGAGGCCTACGAGGAGGCGCTCGCCTACATCCGCGCCCACGCGGCCATCCGCGACGTGCTCATCACGGGCGGCGACGCCTTCCTGCTGTCCAACCGGACGATCCGGTGGTTTCTGAGCGAACTGGACAAGATCGAACACGTGACGATGAAGCGGCTGGGCACGCGTGTGCCCGTGACGACCCCGCAGCGCATCGATGCCGAGCTGCTGGACATCCTGGAGGAGAGCAACGAGCGCTCGCCGTTGCGCGTGGTCACGCAGATCAACACGGCGCAGGAGATCACGCCGGTCTCGAAGGAGGCGTTCAAGCGGATCGCGCGCCGCGTCAGCGCAGTCCTCAACCAGGCCGTGCTCCTGCGGCACGTCAACGACACGCGCACGAAGATGTGGAAGCTCTGCGAGACCATCCAGGCCGCCTACGTGCGGCCCTACTACATCTTCAACTGCAGCCACCGCAATCCGCAGTTCGCCCACATGCGCGTGCCGGTCGAGGTGGGGCGCGACATCGTCGAGAGCATGTACGGGAACATCTCGGGCGACGCCATCCCCCGCTACATCGCCGCGGCCGGCGGCAAGGTGCCGCTGCACCGCGACAACGTCGTCCGGTTCGGCAAGGGCGAGGTAACGCTGCGACGCCCCTGGAACGGCGAGGAAGTCGTCTATCCCGACGCGGACCCGGCCGTCTACGGGCACGACGAGGGCTTCGGCTTTCGGAAGTACACGTGGTAGCCCTGGCCGTCGGCGCGCGGTCGCCTCAGAACTCCGGGGGGATGCTCAGAGGGCGTCCCTCGTGCACCTCGGCGTTGGCGGCCCGGTAGGCCTCGTAGTATCGGGCGGCGACGACCTCCCAGCTCACCTCGTCGATCAGGTAGCGGTAGAGGTTGTGCCCGAGTTCCCACCGCAGGCCCTCGTCGGTGGCGAGGCGCAGGATCTGCTGGCGCAGCATCTTCCGGTTGGTGAACAGCAGGCCACCGCCACTCTCCAGCGTCTGGGCGGTCAGGCCCTCCAGGGGCGCGGTCGTGACGTAGGGCTTGTTGAGCGCGATGATGCGGGCCAGCGTGCCGGACTGCGTCTCGTCGATGCTGGGCAGCACCACGAAGTCGCAGACGCCCATGACCTTGTAGTAGGTCTCGCCGCGCGGGGTGAACTGGTAGAAGTGGGCCATGCCCTTCTGCTCCAGCAGGCGCACGCCGTTGACGTAGCGGGTGAACTCGCCCTGGTCGTGGGGGTCGCGCATGTCGCCGGCGGCCAGGAGCAGCCACTGCTGCCCGGTCTGCGTCTGGATCTCCCGGCAGAGGTCGGCCCACAGGTTCGTCACGATGTCCCAGCGCTTGTTGGACTGGATCCAGCCGACCATGCCGATGATGTGGCGGCCGCGCAGGTGGCCCAGCCCGAGGTCCTCCTTGAGCCGGTCGACCTGGTCGATGGCGTAGCGGCGGTCGGGGCGGGCGCCGTGCGGCACGATCATGATGTTGTGCGGGCGCGTCCAGCCGTGGGTGGAGAAGGTCCAGTCCAGGCGCCACTTCTGGTAGTGGCACTTGAACAGCAGCACGTTGCAGGCGGCGGCGAGCCGGCGGATGAACTGCTCCTCGTGCTCCTTCATCCGGCCGTGCACGGTGTGGGGCTCGACGACGCTGGGCACGTCGGGCAGGGCCTCCAGCATGCGCAGGAAGCCCTCGTTCATGTCCGACCGCCCCTGTTCGTCCACGTAGTTGTAGATGCCGTACTCGTGCTGGCAGTGGACGACGTAGGGGTCCAGCTCCCGGATCTTGCGCACGACGGGTTCGTACCAGTCGGCGCGCGACATGTCGATCAGCGGGAAGACGTTCGGGCCCCGGCCGTCCGTGTGGCAGATAACGAAGGCCGGCCGGTCCGGTTCGTGCTTGCGGATGAACTCGAGGGCTTCTTCGGCGAAGGTGGCGATGCCGCACCTGCGCGGCGGCCAGGTGCCGACCAGAACGACGGGCTTCTTTGCGGCCATGGAAGGGGGCTCTCCGGTGCGGGGGTTGTGGCGTCTGCCTGGGGGGCTCAGACCTTCGTGCCAGGGGGCCGGCCGGCGGCGGTGCCCCGGGCGGCGCGTTCCTGCTCGCTGAAGGCTTCGACCAGGGTCAGCAGGGCCAGCAGGAAGCAGAGGGTGCTCTCGGCGCCCTGGTTGCTGTTGACGCCGTGCGCCATCAGGCCGTCCGCGCAGCCGCCGGTGCGGAAGTTGTAGAGGGACTCACCCACGTCGTTGACGCCCAGGAACCAGTCGAAGGCCATGCGCATGGAACGCAGGTACTCGCGGCGGCCGGTCAGCCGGAAGGCCACCTTGCAGGCCTCGACCAGGCCGCAGGCGTCGATGGGCTGCTGGTCGAACCCGGCGGGCGCGCCCTCTCCGCGGCGGTGCCAGCCGGCGTTGCCGACCAGGGAGAGGTGGTTCGTGCGGGCGCACATGCGGAGGATGAAGTCCAGGCTTCCGGCGGCCACCTCCAGGTAGCGCTGATCCTGCGTCACCTCGTAGGCCAGGAACAGGGACTGCGGGATCACGGCGTTGTCGTAGCTGACCACGTCTTCGAACCAGAGCCAGTCGTCGCCGGCTGCCCGGCGGTAGAGCGTGATCTGATGCCCGGCCAGCCGGTCGATCTTCGCGACGATGTCTTCGGCTTCGGGGTAACGCTGCAGGTAGTAGTAGAGGCCGAGGATGGCGTATGCGCGTCCGCGCAGGTTGAGCTGGGGCAGGTGCGCGGCGGCGTTCTCGAAGACCTC includes:
- a CDS encoding DUF134 domain-containing protein, which produces MPRNKKQRFICHRPPVTVFKPAGVPTRALQWVRLGLDGYEAIRLADAQGLSQEEVAERLGVSRPTVSRILAEARRTVARALSEGHALAIEGGPVQFMPPPFPGRPGGPGRGRHGWGWRQGGG
- a CDS encoding DUF5320 domain-containing protein; this encodes MPGGDGSGPMGMGPMTGRAAGFCAGYSVPGYMNADGRGGWGRGMGWGRGRGGWGRGMGWGRGFWGAGYAPAAPVWGAPAYGYAAPSRESQAAMLKDQATALEQQLEEIRAQIEELQKEQGR
- a CDS encoding dinitrogenase iron-molybdenum cofactor biosynthesis protein; translation: MRICVTSQGGDLEAQVDPRFGRARFFVFYDDETGQVEALDNATNVNAAGGAGVQSATTVAEKGCQWVLSGHIGPKAMQVLQAAGVKVGVGASGTVAEALEAFRQGRLEQVSDADRPSHW
- a CDS encoding ATPase, translating into MKIAMPLFEGKLSAHFGHCTEFALVSVDETEKRVGEVERMQAPTHAPGVLPRWLAEKGANLIIAGGMGRRAQDLFSDAGIRVIVGAPEAEPHELAEAFLAGRLQTGDNICDH
- a CDS encoding ATP-grasp domain-containing protein yields the protein MDGMIPHGVERNRNAACVLYVGEAKGCPLAEFVCEGLRRRLGREYRNVSVVPDVQDIYAEPNAIVVNPRARRLSQERGARVAVRPSGAEFLRAVSDSETVRQAVRRILDQQDGLFVWMFESRPGLALLDMPGVRLLGPDPRLAQTLNSKLWQYRELSALVPVPDYRICDGREELLDALPDLLSRWPDGVFVSLERSAGGAQSMVARTPEAVAERFTDARARYLVTRYLPHTHDPTVLAVAAGERDVFVAGVADQRIEGGNRFTGSTWPSVLPAALQEALGECVRRIGRRLGRAGYRGIFGCDFIVDARGDYRLVEVNARKQGTTMEFCCMLDQALPAGAPNLLELEYCAVTGSAFPENTAPPRADGPPLHWGTFNHKALTPAATGRFLSQEMAERDLFRRVAGGGEGGCLFLEHVGADVQVEAGCFLGRVAAVDSTRDGMLSRLQEGRRRLADSLAAR
- a CDS encoding KamA family radical SAM protein codes for the protein MGTLDAYTEELLDELCERGGGAGPAEDLRAQYARACESDSPAVIAGFFEALLAARRTAGTGAAAIGVTREDLAALCARHERCDEHGVTVGGRVGRARAIAARASERVAEYLRTHASEAPSGLELWDRIRENHDRIRRVLGISADEWSTFTGQLGHAIGDVETLARCVPLPPDALRDVARVTRSCRMRLTPYYAGLIMADRPDDPVLLQSVPTGEMVDNAGEEIPPVASDHSPARLIDQFYPRVVAVKVTNVCAMYCTHCLRIAHIGSRDRTFPTEAYEEALAYIRAHAAIRDVLITGGDAFLLSNRTIRWFLSELDKIEHVTMKRLGTRVPVTTPQRIDAELLDILEESNERSPLRVVTQINTAQEITPVSKEAFKRIARRVSAVLNQAVLLRHVNDTRTKMWKLCETIQAAYVRPYYIFNCSHRNPQFAHMRVPVEVGRDIVESMYGNISGDAIPRYIAAAGGKVPLHRDNVVRFGKGEVTLRRPWNGEEVVYPDADPAVYGHDEGFGFRKYTW
- a CDS encoding glycosyltransferase — protein: MAAKKPVVLVGTWPPRRCGIATFAEEALEFIRKHEPDRPAFVICHTDGRGPNVFPLIDMSRADWYEPVVRKIRELDPYVVHCQHEYGIYNYVDEQGRSDMNEGFLRMLEALPDVPSVVEPHTVHGRMKEHEEQFIRRLAAACNVLLFKCHYQKWRLDWTFSTHGWTRPHNIMIVPHGARPDRRYAIDQVDRLKEDLGLGHLRGRHIIGMVGWIQSNKRWDIVTNLWADLCREIQTQTGQQWLLLAAGDMRDPHDQGEFTRYVNGVRLLEQKGMAHFYQFTPRGETYYKVMGVCDFVVLPSIDETQSGTLARIIALNKPYVTTAPLEGLTAQTLESGGGLLFTNRKMLRQQILRLATDEGLRWELGHNLYRYLIDEVSWEVVAARYYEAYRAANAEVHEGRPLSIPPEF